A region of Allocoleopsis franciscana PCC 7113 DNA encodes the following proteins:
- a CDS encoding phosphoketolase family protein: MTVATQAPSFCEGIQYFGEALPGFDKLGKEPAIAQGQKAIAQPNDPKAVFQTLLAADALRYLTLQVTASKASGHPGGFASQAEAYAALVMLGHKNILTEVGHHAPGFYSAMFLDRSLEDMGISTVQQLRDRFREKHGLLGHLSGYIPGILAPAGPLGQGQHFAMAAALLHRDKLFAFTLGDGGMGEPYPMSSMAHFHTAYPEVTNFLPVLVWNGYSQEHHSMVSTKSNEEMVEYWRGNGFEEVILVNAKDFDDQNQPGDYVDSTAFSLEKRLEFTQAVLVAMDKAAKSALGGKLTVFIIKQLKGAGVHARGAKSHNLYPKDTLDSPHIMEALKTRSLPIEAWELVRTNCERAGGGPAAKTVVTEFELSLPELGELPLEEFAVGGDPKVSTTAMGRLVGKVGESDRNFLVTNADGNEASGIANINQALKIIHPTADTLYNQAPKGQVYEPLSEDACAGLAAGLSLMGARTLWCSYESFAINGLPIWQTVTQAMAELRRPTPSTITLYTAGALEQGRNGWTHQRPEIEAYFAAMMRNGNVFPLFPPDANSIQACYEWALTTKNKGIVITASKSPLPIRTTFAQTREGLQNGAVVLHEVEGGKQVVFAVIGDMTLIPVFEAAAHLETEGIGVRIVSVINPRRLYRPHDVAWDTCSESDSGFLDDAGFAGLFDGDALIGVTGGASLMLEPIMLRSNCKRDTFAWKRGETTASAGELMAFNGITAEALTKRAIELVH; the protein is encoded by the coding sequence ATGACCGTTGCCACTCAAGCCCCTAGTTTTTGCGAGGGGATTCAGTATTTTGGTGAAGCGTTGCCCGGTTTTGACAAGCTTGGTAAGGAACCTGCGATCGCACAAGGACAAAAAGCGATCGCTCAACCCAATGACCCAAAAGCTGTATTTCAGACTCTGCTAGCGGCTGATGCCCTGCGTTACCTGACCTTGCAAGTCACGGCGAGTAAAGCTTCTGGACACCCTGGCGGCTTTGCCAGTCAAGCGGAAGCCTATGCAGCTCTAGTGATGCTAGGGCATAAAAATATCTTGACAGAAGTCGGACATCATGCTCCGGGTTTCTATAGCGCCATGTTCCTCGATCGCTCCTTAGAGGATATGGGGATTTCTACCGTGCAGCAATTGCGCGATCGCTTCCGGGAAAAACACGGCCTTTTAGGTCATTTATCTGGTTATATTCCTGGCATTCTGGCACCGGCTGGCCCTTTGGGACAAGGGCAACACTTCGCTATGGCAGCCGCACTCTTGCATCGTGATAAATTGTTTGCCTTTACCCTCGGTGATGGGGGGATGGGTGAACCTTATCCAATGAGCAGTATGGCGCATTTCCATACGGCTTATCCCGAAGTGACGAACTTCCTACCGGTGCTGGTGTGGAATGGTTACAGCCAGGAACATCACAGCATGGTGTCCACCAAATCCAACGAGGAGATGGTGGAGTACTGGCGGGGTAATGGGTTTGAAGAAGTGATCTTAGTCAATGCGAAGGACTTTGACGACCAAAACCAGCCAGGGGATTATGTGGATAGCACGGCTTTCTCCCTGGAGAAGCGCTTAGAATTTACCCAAGCGGTGTTGGTGGCGATGGATAAAGCCGCGAAGTCTGCCCTGGGTGGGAAGCTGACGGTGTTTATCATTAAACAGCTCAAAGGGGCGGGTGTCCACGCACGGGGGGCGAAGTCTCACAATCTGTATCCTAAAGACACGCTGGATAGTCCCCATATTATGGAAGCGCTGAAAACGCGATCGCTGCCGATTGAAGCGTGGGAGTTGGTAAGAACTAATTGCGAACGCGCAGGAGGTGGCCCGGCTGCGAAGACGGTGGTAACGGAATTTGAGTTATCCTTACCAGAATTGGGGGAATTACCCCTGGAAGAGTTTGCGGTAGGAGGCGATCCAAAAGTTTCCACGACAGCGATGGGGCGGTTGGTTGGTAAGGTGGGAGAGAGCGATCGCAATTTCCTCGTCACCAACGCCGACGGTAATGAAGCCTCTGGTATTGCCAACATTAACCAAGCCCTCAAGATTATCCACCCCACAGCGGATACTCTCTACAACCAAGCGCCTAAAGGACAAGTTTATGAACCGTTGAGTGAGGATGCTTGTGCGGGATTGGCTGCGGGTTTATCCCTGATGGGTGCTCGTACTCTTTGGTGTTCTTACGAATCCTTTGCGATTAACGGTTTACCGATTTGGCAAACGGTAACGCAGGCGATGGCAGAATTACGCCGTCCCACTCCTTCTACGATTACCCTATATACCGCAGGGGCATTAGAGCAAGGGCGCAACGGTTGGACTCACCAGCGTCCGGAAATTGAGGCATATTTTGCCGCCATGATGCGGAATGGTAATGTCTTCCCCCTGTTTCCCCCGGATGCGAATAGTATCCAAGCCTGTTATGAGTGGGCGCTGACAACGAAGAATAAGGGAATTGTGATTACTGCAAGTAAGTCACCCTTGCCGATTCGCACCACATTTGCACAAACTCGTGAAGGCTTGCAAAATGGTGCGGTGGTGTTGCACGAAGTCGAGGGCGGTAAGCAGGTTGTATTTGCCGTAATTGGTGATATGACGCTGATTCCAGTGTTTGAAGCCGCTGCCCATTTGGAAACCGAAGGAATTGGCGTGCGGATTGTCTCGGTGATTAATCCTCGCCGTTTGTACCGTCCTCACGATGTTGCTTGGGATACTTGTTCTGAATCGGATAGTGGGTTTTTGGATGATGCTGGGTTTGCAGGGTTGTTTGATGGTGATGCGTTGATTGGAGTCACAGGTGGTGCTTCTTTGATGCTGGAACCGATCATGTTGCGGAGTAATTGTAAGCGGGATACCTTTGCTTGGAAACGAGGAGAAACAACTGCAAGTGCTGGGGAGTTGATGGCGTTTAATGGGATAACGGCTGAGGCGCTGACTAAAAGAGCGATCGAGTTAGTACATTAA